Part of the Lolium rigidum isolate FL_2022 chromosome 6, APGP_CSIRO_Lrig_0.1, whole genome shotgun sequence genome, AGCCGCCAGAGTCCTCTGGTTCTTGATCCTGATGACCCCAAGCGATGGGCTCTCCATCAATCTCATCTTTGGGTCTGCGAGACGTCAGTGTCGCCGCCGGCTCGGCGAACCCATCCGAGATCACGTCGCTGGACCCGCAGGAGCCGTCCACCGAACCATCCGGAAAGCTCCACTTGCCCTGCGCTTCCCGGCGGCCGAAAGAGACCGCCGCTTCTATCTCCTCCGTGGAGAGCCCGCTGCAGCTCGAGCCCGAGCTGGCCGGCTTGGCGCTGGCGCCGGCGGTGGGATATACCTGGACGAAGAAACAGTGGCCGCCGAGGCCGGCGGCATTGTTGTTGGTGGTGTCGGTTTTGGTGTTGCGGAAGGCGGAGACGCCCCTGTGCTTCATGCGCTGCTCCGTCTTGATcagtcgccgccgcgccgccacgaAGGCCcccagcggcggcgcggcggccgcgtGGGCTTGGCCCTTGAGCGAGCAGTAGGCGTACCGGCACACGCggccctcgccgccgcagccgccgccgcgggcAAGCGCGCTCTTCAGGGCGGAGGAGCACGTCGCGCGGGCCGCGGTCGGCGTCCTCGCGTCGGGCGCCGCCGACTCGCGCTCCGGCGGTTGGGCGGCGGAGATGAAGGCGGTGGCCGAGTCCCGGCCAGCCCTGGCGCCGGAGCTGCTGGTCGGCCGCATGTACCCGGGGAGCGGCCCGCGCTCCCCGTTCTTGGGGGCATCGGCGGCGCCTCTGGGCCTCCTGCGCGCCTGCTTACAGTGCACCATGACCGTTCCTTccttctcggcggcggcggcggtgtcaaaGAAGGAAAGAATCCAAGAAAACCGACCGGCGCGGGGCTGGACTGGGTTGCGGCGCGACGGGATCACGAGCCCGCCCGCGGGAACAAAGAAGGAAGGTTGTGATTGTGGCGACGGGGTGGTGGCTGGATTCGATTTCGTCGGAGGTGCGGTGgtggtggggcggcggcggctggggcgGATCGATGCGTTTGGAGGAGGCGAGGTGGCGAGATTTTGAATGCGGGCTGGCGAG contains:
- the LOC124662363 gene encoding calmodulin binding protein PICBP-like; its protein translation is MVHCKQARRRPRGAADAPKNGERGPLPGYMRPTSSSGARAGRDSATAFISAAQPPERESAAPDARTPTAARATCSSALKSALARGGGCGGEGRVCRYAYCSLKGQAHAAAAPPLGAFVAARRRLIKTEQRMKHRGVSAFRNTKTDTTNNNAAGLGGHCFFVQVYPTAGASAKPASSGSSCSGLSTEEIEAAVSFGRREAQGKWSFPDGSVDGSCGSSDVISDGFAEPAATLTSRRPKDEIDGEPIAWGHQDQEPEDSGGCRSDISEELASRYQDHGSGVTSVESSMDDISSAFGGMCFEDAGSDHTDAAAPSQRNKLTMSRRGTAPRDEERIRPFNPRAPNFLQVEPDPDAEKVDLRHQETDDRKNAEEWMVDYALRRTVNKLARAQKRKVEMLVQAFEAVLPPVPGEENVVQQDGNKKGFPQTRTWQAFS